A window of Acinonyx jubatus isolate Ajub_Pintada_27869175 chromosome E4, VMU_Ajub_asm_v1.0, whole genome shotgun sequence contains these coding sequences:
- the DENND4B gene encoding DENN domain-containing protein 4B isoform X3, giving the protein MAADAVSEGGAMAEERPPRLVDYFVIAGLSGSGAPIPEEPWVPEPSGPLRPPRPADPITDVAVIARALGEEVPQGYTCIQTSAGGHPLELSAGLLGGTQPVICYRRGRDKPPLVELGVLYEGKERPKPGFQVLDTTPYSHSANLAPPGPGHPRTYLTYRRAAEGAGLHALGITDLCLVLPSKGEGTPHTYCRLPRNLNPGMWGPAVHLCYKVGLAKANTLVYEAELLGRYPEEDNEAFPLPESVPVFCLPMGATVECWPAQTKYPVPVFSTFVLTGAAGDKVYGAALQFYEAFPRARLSERQARALGLLSAVERGRALGGRAVRSRRAIAVLSRWPAFPAFRAFLTFLYRYSVSGPHRLPLEAHISHFIHNVPFPSPQRPRILVQMSPYDNLLLCQPVSSPLPLSGASFLQLLQSLGPELAVTLLLAVLTEHKLLVHSLRPDLLTSVCEALVSMIFPLHWQCPYIPLCPLALADVLNAPVPFIVGIHSSYFDLHDPPADVICVDLDTNTLFQTEEKKPLSPRTLPRRPYKVLLATLTHLYQQLDQTYTGPEEEASLEFLLTDYEAVCGRRARLEREVQGAFLRFMACLLKGYRDFLRPLTQAPSEGARDVDNLFFLQGSRGVSGGLSGGSGSRSRLLARSFTRQTSQWAQASSSPGSAPATSCTASCCAHRCSRSSSRSAPSAPPGTPPWSSLTRAWTRCTQSRTSLSRRPWWSWRSCRGASSPSLSPLPRSPQHQRAVNPPPSTATTASQSYGPSCLSLLRSSPGLCPCRARPAVPPTALPPAVPNRRPRPIQEMKVAQRMAQKSAAVPELWARCLLGHCYGLWFLCLPAYVRSAPSRVQALHTAYHVLRQMESRKVVLPDEVCYRVLMQLCSHYGQPVLSVRVMLEMRRAGVVPNTITYGYYNKAVLESKWLSGTPGGRLRWAKLRNVVLGAAQFRQPLRERRRRQQQAAAPEAGGAQTEPRLEHHSPTRPLQRQTTWAGRSFRDPASPTGRLVKSGSLGSARGAQPTVEAGVAHMIEALGVLEPRGSPVPWRDGSLSDLSLTGEEPAPGGSPEDSGSALSTQSTEAPEGLSGRTPKAGGRQDEARTPRRGLGTRLQQLLTPSRRPPASRGPPPELPPDPPPPARRSPMDSLLRPRERPGSTASESSASLGSEWDLSESSLSSLSLRRSSERLSDTPGSLQPPSLEILLSSCSLCRACDSLVYDEEIMAGWAPDDSNLNTVCPFCACPFVPLLSVQTLDSRPRAPSPKPAPAGGSRDAPVPGGPGPVLSDRRLCLALDEPQLCNGHTGGTSRRVEAGAWAYLSPLVLRKELESLVENEGSEVLALPELPAAHPIIFWNLLWYFQRLRLPSILPCLVLASCDGPPPPQAPSPWLTPDPASVQVRLLWDVLTPDPSSCPPLYVLWRVHSQIPQRVVWPGPVPAPLSMDLLESVLRYVGLSEVHKAVGLLLETLGPPPTGLHLQRGIYREILFLTMAALGKDHMDIVTFDKRYKSAFNKLASSMGKEELRQRRAQMPTAKAIDCRKCFGALLEC; this is encoded by the exons ATGGCGGCAG ATGCAGTGAGTGAGGGGGGGGCCATGGCGGAGGAGCGGCCCCCCCGGCTGGTGGATTACTTCGTGATAGCCGGGCTTTCGGGGAGCGGAGCACCCATCCCTGAGGAGCCGTGGGTTCCCGAGCCCAGCGGGCCCCTGCGCCCTCCGCGGCCGGCTGATCCCATCACGGATGTGGCGGTCATTGCCAGGGCCCTGGGCGAGGAGGTGCCCCAGGGTTACACCTGCATCCAGACCTCTGCTGGGGGCCACCCCTTGGAACTCAGCGCCGGGCTCCTGGGTGGAACTCAGCCCGTCATCTGTTACCGCAGGGGCCGTGACAAGCCCCCTCTGGTGGAGCTGGG GGTGCTGTACGAGGGGAAGGAGCGACCCAAGCCCGGCTTCCAAGTGCTAGACACGACGCCCTACAGCCACTCGGCCAATCTAGCCCCTCCCGGCCCAGGGCACCCCCGCACCTACCTCACTTACCGGCGGGCAGCAGAGGGGGCAGGGCTGCACGCCCTGGGCATCACTGACCTCTGCCTGGTGCTGCCCAGCAAGGGCGAGGGCACCCCTCACACCTACTGCCGACTGCCCCGCAACCTCAACCCTGGCATG TGGGGTCCAGCGGTGCACCTGTGCTACAAGGTGGGCCTGGCCAAGGCCAACACACTGGTGTACGAGGCAG AGCTGCTGGGCCGCTACCCGGAGGAGGACAATGAGGCCTTCCCGCTGCCCGAGTCGGTGCCCGTCTTCTGCCTGCCCATGGGGGCCACTGTCGAGTGCTGGCCTGCCCAGACCAAGTACCCCGTGCCCGTCTTTTCCACCTTCGTGCTCACGGGTGCAGCTGGAGACAAG GTGTACGGGGCTGCCCTGCAGTTCTACGAGGCGTTCCCGAGGGCCAGGCTGTCGGAGCGGCAAGCACGGGCCCTGGGCCTCTTGAGTGCGGTGGAGCGTGGCCGGGCGCTGGGGGGCCGGGCCGTACGCAGCCGCCGCGCCATTGCTGTGCTGTCCCGCTGGCCTGCCTTCCCGGCCTTCCGAGCCTTCCTCACCTTCCTCTACCGCTACTCCGTCTCGGGCCCCCACCGCCTGCCCTTGGAAGC GCACATCTCTCACTTCATTCACAacgtccccttcccctccccgcagAGACCTCGCATCCTGGTACAG ATGTCTCCCTATGACAACCTGCTTCTCTGCCAGCCCGtgtcctcacccctgcccctcag TGGTGCCAGCTTCTTGCAGCTGCTGCAGAGCCTAGGCCCGGAGCTGGCCGTCACCCTGCTGCTGGCCGTGCTCACGGAGCACAAGCTGCTGGTGCACTCACTGCGGCCGGACCTGCTCACCAGCGTCTGCGAGGCCCTGGTGTCG ATGATCTTCCCGCTACACTGGCAGTGCCCCTACATTCCGCTGTGCCCGCTGGCGCTGGCGGATGTGCTGAACGCCCCCGTGCCCTTCATCGTGGGCATCCACTCCAGCTACTTCGATCTACATGACCCACCTGCTGACGTCATCTGCGTGGATCTCGACACCAACACGCTGTTCCA GACTGAGGAGAAGAAGCCCCTCTCCCCTCGGACCCTGCCCCGCAGACCCTACAAGGTTCTGCTGGCTACGCTGACACACCTCTACCAGCAGCTGGACCAGA CGTACACTGGCCCCGAGGAAGAGGCGTCCTTGGAGTTCCTGCTGACGGACTACGAGGCCGTGTGCGGCCGCCGGGCCCGGCTGGAGCGCGAAGTCCAGGGAGCCTTTCTCCGCTTCATGGCGTGTCTGCTCAAGGGCTACCGGGACTTCCTGCGCCCCCTCACCCAGGCCCCCTCCGAAGGCGCTCGAGATGTCGACAACCTCTTCTTTTTGCAGGGTAGTCGGGGCGTCTCGGGAGGGCTGTCCGGGGGCTCGGGGTCCCGGAGCCGCTTGCTTGCTCGTTCCTTCACTCGGCAAACGTCTCAGTGGGCACAG gcttCCTCAAGTCCCGGGAGCGCTCCAGCCACAAGCTGTACTGCCAGCTGCTGCGCACACAGATGTTCTCGCAGTTCATCGAGGAGTGCTCCTTCGGCTCCGCCCGGCACGCCGCCCTGGAGTTCTTTGACTCGTGCGTGGACAAG GTGCACCCAGAGCAGGACAAGCCTGAGCCGACGCCCCTGGTGGAGCTGGAGGAGCTGTCGGGGAGCGAGCTCACCGTCTTTATCACCCCTCCCGAGGAGCCCCCAGCACCAGAGGGCAGTGAATCCGCCCCCCAGTACTG cTACGACGGCTTCCCAGAGCTACGGGCCGAGCTGTTTGAGTCTCCTCAGGAGCAGCCCGGGGCTCTGCCCGTGCCGGGCCCGACCCGCAGTGCCCCCAACAGCCCTGCCCCCCGCCGTACCAAACAG GCGTCCCCGCCCCATCCAGGAGATGAAGGTGGCCCAGCGGATGGCGCAGAAGTCGGCGGCCGTGCCCGAGCTGTGGGCCCGGTGTCTGCTGGGGCACTGCTACGGGCTGTGGTTCCTGTGTCTGCCCGCCTACGTGCGGTCGGCGCCCTCCCGCGTGCAGGCTCTGCACACGGCCTACCACGTGCTGCGCCAGATGGAGAGCCGCAAGGTGGTGCTGCCGGACGAG GTGTGTTACAGGGTGCTGATGCAGCTGTGCTCCCACTACGGGCAGCCCGTGCTGTCGGTGCGAGTCATGTTGGAGATGCGGAGGGCCGGTGTCGTGCCCAACACCATCACCTACGGCTACTACAACAAG GCCGTGCTGGAAAGCAAGTGGCTGTCTGGTACGCCGGGCGGACGCCTGCGCTGGGCCAAGCTCCGGAACGTTGTCCTGGGGGCCGCTCAGTTCCGCCAGCCCCTGAGGGaacggcggcggcggcagcagcaggcGGCAGCGCCAGAGGCAGGCGGTGCCCAGACAG AGCCTCGTCTGGAGCATCACTCCCCTACCCGCCCGCTTCAGCGCCAGACCACTTGGGCTGGTCGAAGCTTTCGGGACCCAGCTTCACCCACAGGGCGCCTGGTGAAAAGCGGCAGCCTGGGCAGTGCCCGCGGGGCCCAGCCCACCGTGGAGGCCGGTGTGGCCCACA TGATCGAGGCCTTGGGGGTCCTGGAGCCCCGGGGGTCCCCTGTGCCCTGGCGAGACGGAAGCCTCTCCGACCTGAGCTTGACCGGGGAGGAGCCGGCGCCTGGGGGCAGCCCGGAGGactcgggctctgccctgagcaccCAGTCCACTGAGGCCCCGGAAGGGCTGAGTGGGCGGACGCCCAAGGCTGGTGGGCGTCAGGACGAGGCCCGCACCCCCAGACGAGGGCTGGGCACCCGCCTGCAACAGCTGCTCACCCCTTCCCGCCGCCCCCCTGCCTCGCGCGGCCCCCCGCCCGAGCTGCCCCCTgacccacctcccccagcccgcCGCAGCCCCATGGACAGCCTCCTGCGCCCCCGCGAGCGCCCTGGATCCACTGCCTCTGAG AGCTCAGCCTCTCTGGGCAGCGAGTGGGACCTCTCCGAGTCTTCTCTCAGTAGCCTGAGCCTTCGCCGGTCCTCAGAGCGCCTCAGTGACACCCCTGGGTCCTTGCAGCCGCCCTCCCTGGAA ATCCTGCTGTCCAGCTGCTCCCTGTGCCGGGCCTGTGACTCGCTGGTGTACGACGAGGAGATCATGGCTGGCTGGGCACCTGATGACTCCAACCTCAACACCGTCTGCCCTTTCTGCGCCTGCCCCTTCGTGCCCCTGCTCAGCGTCCAGACCCTGGATTCCAGACCCAG GGCCCCCAGCCCCAAGCCTGCCCCTGCCGGTGGCAGCAGAGACGCTCCTGTCCCCGGGggcccaggccctgtgctcagtgACCGCAGGCTGTGCCTCGCCCTGGATGAGCCCCAGCTCTGCAATGGGCACACGGGG GGCACCTCCCGGCGGGTggaggctggggcctgggcaTATCTGAGCCCTCTGGTGCTGCGGAAGGAGCTGGAGTCGCTGGTGGAGAACGAGGGCAGTGAGGTGCTGGCATTGCCTGAGCTGCCGGCTGCCCACCCCATCATCTTCTGGAACCTTCTGTGGTATTTCCAGCGGCTGCGGCTGCCCAGTATTCTGCCCTGCCTGGTGCTGGCCTCCTGTGAtgggcccccacccccgcag GCCCCGTCTCCCTGGCTGACACCTGACCCGGCGTCTGTGCAGGTGCGGCTGCTGTGGGATGtcctgacccctgaccccagTAGCTGCCCACCTCTCTATGTGCTCTGGAGGGTCCACA GCCAGATCCCGCAGCGGGTGGTATGGCCAGGCCCCGTGCCCGCACCCCTTAGCATGGACCTGCTAGAGTCGGTGTTGCGCTATGTTGGTCTCAGCGAAGTACACAAAGCCGTGGGGCTCCTGCTGGAAACTCTGGGGCCGCCTCCCACAGGCCTGCATCTGCAGAG GGGCATCTACCGTGAGATCTTATTCCTGACAATGGCCGCTCTGGGCAAGGACCACATGGATATAG TGACCTTCGACAAGAGGTACAAGTCTGCCTTTAACAAGTTGGCCAGCAGCATGGGCAAGGAGGAGCTGAGGCAGCGGCGGGCACAAATGCCCACTGCGAAGGCCATCGATTGCCGGAAATGTTTCGGAGCACTTCTGGAATGCTAG
- the DENND4B gene encoding DENN domain-containing protein 4B isoform X5: MAADAVSEGGAMAEERPPRLVDYFVIAGLSGSGAPIPEEPWVPEPSGPLRPPRPADPITDVAVIARALGEEVPQGYTCIQTSAGGHPLELSAGLLGGTQPVICYRRGRDKPPLVELGVLYEGKERPKPGFQVLDTTPYSHSANLAPPGPGHPRTYLTYRRAAEGAGLHALGITDLCLVLPSKGEGTPHTYCRLPRNLNPGMWGPAVHLCYKVGLAKANTLVYEAELLGRYPEEDNEAFPLPESVPVFCLPMGATVECWPAQTKYPVPVFSTFVLTGAAGDKVYGAALQFYEAFPRARLSERQARALGLLSAVERGRALGGRAVRSRRAIAVLSRWPAFPAFRAFLTFLYRYSVSGPHRLPLEAHISHFIHNVPFPSPQRPRILVQMSPYDNLLLCQPVSSPLPLSGASFLQLLQSLGPELAVTLLLAVLTEHKLLVHSLRPDLLTSVCEALVSMIFPLHWQCPYIPLCPLALADVLNAPVPFIVGIHSSYFDLHDPPADVICVDLDTNTLFQTEEKKPLSPRTLPRRPYKVLLATLTHLYQQLDQTYTGPEEEASLEFLLTDYEAVCGRRARLEREVQGAFLRFMACLLKGYRDFLRPLTQAPSEGARDVDNLFFLQGFLKSRERSSHKLYCQLLRTQMFSQFIEECSFGSARHAALEFFDSCVDKVHPEQDKPEPTPLVELEELSGSELTVFITPPEEPPAPEGSESAPQYCYDGFPELRAELFESPQEQPGALPVPGPTRSAPNSPAPRRTKQEMKVAQRMAQKSAAVPELWARCLLGHCYGLWFLCLPAYVRSAPSRVQALHTAYHVLRQMESRKVVLPDEVCYRVLMQLCSHYGQPVLSVRVMLEMRRAGVVPNTITYGYYNKAVLESKWLSGTPGGRLRWAKLRNVVLGAAQFRQPLRERRRRQQQAAAPEAGGAQTEPRLEHHSPTRPLQRQTTWAGRSFRDPASPTGRLVKSGSLGSARGAQPTVEAGVAHMIEALGVLEPRGSPVPWRDGSLSDLSLTGEEPAPGGSPEDSGSALSTQSTEAPEGLSGRTPKAGGRQDEARTPRRGLGTRLQQLLTPSRRPPASRGPPPELPPDPPPPARRSPMDSLLRPRERPGSTASESSASLGSEWDLSESSLSSLSLRRSSERLSDTPGSLQPPSLEILLSSCSLCRACDSLVYDEEIMAGWAPDDSNLNTVCPFCACPFVPLLSVQTLDSRPRAPSPKPAPAGGSRDAPVPGGPGPVLSDRRLCLALDEPQLCNGHTGGTSRRVEAGAWAYLSPLVLRKELESLVENEGSEVLALPELPAAHPIIFWNLLWYFQRLRLPSILPCLVLASCDGPPPPQAPSPWLTPDPASVQVRLLWDVLTPDPSSCPPLYVLWRVHSQIPQRVVWPGPVPAPLSMDLLESVLRYVGLSEVHKAVGLLLETLGPPPTGLHLQRGIYREILFLTMAALGKDHMDIVTFDKRYKSAFNKLASSMGKEELRQRRAQMPTAKAIDCRKCFGALLEC, from the exons ATGGCGGCAG ATGCAGTGAGTGAGGGGGGGGCCATGGCGGAGGAGCGGCCCCCCCGGCTGGTGGATTACTTCGTGATAGCCGGGCTTTCGGGGAGCGGAGCACCCATCCCTGAGGAGCCGTGGGTTCCCGAGCCCAGCGGGCCCCTGCGCCCTCCGCGGCCGGCTGATCCCATCACGGATGTGGCGGTCATTGCCAGGGCCCTGGGCGAGGAGGTGCCCCAGGGTTACACCTGCATCCAGACCTCTGCTGGGGGCCACCCCTTGGAACTCAGCGCCGGGCTCCTGGGTGGAACTCAGCCCGTCATCTGTTACCGCAGGGGCCGTGACAAGCCCCCTCTGGTGGAGCTGGG GGTGCTGTACGAGGGGAAGGAGCGACCCAAGCCCGGCTTCCAAGTGCTAGACACGACGCCCTACAGCCACTCGGCCAATCTAGCCCCTCCCGGCCCAGGGCACCCCCGCACCTACCTCACTTACCGGCGGGCAGCAGAGGGGGCAGGGCTGCACGCCCTGGGCATCACTGACCTCTGCCTGGTGCTGCCCAGCAAGGGCGAGGGCACCCCTCACACCTACTGCCGACTGCCCCGCAACCTCAACCCTGGCATG TGGGGTCCAGCGGTGCACCTGTGCTACAAGGTGGGCCTGGCCAAGGCCAACACACTGGTGTACGAGGCAG AGCTGCTGGGCCGCTACCCGGAGGAGGACAATGAGGCCTTCCCGCTGCCCGAGTCGGTGCCCGTCTTCTGCCTGCCCATGGGGGCCACTGTCGAGTGCTGGCCTGCCCAGACCAAGTACCCCGTGCCCGTCTTTTCCACCTTCGTGCTCACGGGTGCAGCTGGAGACAAG GTGTACGGGGCTGCCCTGCAGTTCTACGAGGCGTTCCCGAGGGCCAGGCTGTCGGAGCGGCAAGCACGGGCCCTGGGCCTCTTGAGTGCGGTGGAGCGTGGCCGGGCGCTGGGGGGCCGGGCCGTACGCAGCCGCCGCGCCATTGCTGTGCTGTCCCGCTGGCCTGCCTTCCCGGCCTTCCGAGCCTTCCTCACCTTCCTCTACCGCTACTCCGTCTCGGGCCCCCACCGCCTGCCCTTGGAAGC GCACATCTCTCACTTCATTCACAacgtccccttcccctccccgcagAGACCTCGCATCCTGGTACAG ATGTCTCCCTATGACAACCTGCTTCTCTGCCAGCCCGtgtcctcacccctgcccctcag TGGTGCCAGCTTCTTGCAGCTGCTGCAGAGCCTAGGCCCGGAGCTGGCCGTCACCCTGCTGCTGGCCGTGCTCACGGAGCACAAGCTGCTGGTGCACTCACTGCGGCCGGACCTGCTCACCAGCGTCTGCGAGGCCCTGGTGTCG ATGATCTTCCCGCTACACTGGCAGTGCCCCTACATTCCGCTGTGCCCGCTGGCGCTGGCGGATGTGCTGAACGCCCCCGTGCCCTTCATCGTGGGCATCCACTCCAGCTACTTCGATCTACATGACCCACCTGCTGACGTCATCTGCGTGGATCTCGACACCAACACGCTGTTCCA GACTGAGGAGAAGAAGCCCCTCTCCCCTCGGACCCTGCCCCGCAGACCCTACAAGGTTCTGCTGGCTACGCTGACACACCTCTACCAGCAGCTGGACCAGA CGTACACTGGCCCCGAGGAAGAGGCGTCCTTGGAGTTCCTGCTGACGGACTACGAGGCCGTGTGCGGCCGCCGGGCCCGGCTGGAGCGCGAAGTCCAGGGAGCCTTTCTCCGCTTCATGGCGTGTCTGCTCAAGGGCTACCGGGACTTCCTGCGCCCCCTCACCCAGGCCCCCTCCGAAGGCGCTCGAGATGTCGACAACCTCTTCTTTTTGCAGG gcttCCTCAAGTCCCGGGAGCGCTCCAGCCACAAGCTGTACTGCCAGCTGCTGCGCACACAGATGTTCTCGCAGTTCATCGAGGAGTGCTCCTTCGGCTCCGCCCGGCACGCCGCCCTGGAGTTCTTTGACTCGTGCGTGGACAAG GTGCACCCAGAGCAGGACAAGCCTGAGCCGACGCCCCTGGTGGAGCTGGAGGAGCTGTCGGGGAGCGAGCTCACCGTCTTTATCACCCCTCCCGAGGAGCCCCCAGCACCAGAGGGCAGTGAATCCGCCCCCCAGTACTG cTACGACGGCTTCCCAGAGCTACGGGCCGAGCTGTTTGAGTCTCCTCAGGAGCAGCCCGGGGCTCTGCCCGTGCCGGGCCCGACCCGCAGTGCCCCCAACAGCCCTGCCCCCCGCCGTACCAAACAG GAGATGAAGGTGGCCCAGCGGATGGCGCAGAAGTCGGCGGCCGTGCCCGAGCTGTGGGCCCGGTGTCTGCTGGGGCACTGCTACGGGCTGTGGTTCCTGTGTCTGCCCGCCTACGTGCGGTCGGCGCCCTCCCGCGTGCAGGCTCTGCACACGGCCTACCACGTGCTGCGCCAGATGGAGAGCCGCAAGGTGGTGCTGCCGGACGAG GTGTGTTACAGGGTGCTGATGCAGCTGTGCTCCCACTACGGGCAGCCCGTGCTGTCGGTGCGAGTCATGTTGGAGATGCGGAGGGCCGGTGTCGTGCCCAACACCATCACCTACGGCTACTACAACAAG GCCGTGCTGGAAAGCAAGTGGCTGTCTGGTACGCCGGGCGGACGCCTGCGCTGGGCCAAGCTCCGGAACGTTGTCCTGGGGGCCGCTCAGTTCCGCCAGCCCCTGAGGGaacggcggcggcggcagcagcaggcGGCAGCGCCAGAGGCAGGCGGTGCCCAGACAG AGCCTCGTCTGGAGCATCACTCCCCTACCCGCCCGCTTCAGCGCCAGACCACTTGGGCTGGTCGAAGCTTTCGGGACCCAGCTTCACCCACAGGGCGCCTGGTGAAAAGCGGCAGCCTGGGCAGTGCCCGCGGGGCCCAGCCCACCGTGGAGGCCGGTGTGGCCCACA TGATCGAGGCCTTGGGGGTCCTGGAGCCCCGGGGGTCCCCTGTGCCCTGGCGAGACGGAAGCCTCTCCGACCTGAGCTTGACCGGGGAGGAGCCGGCGCCTGGGGGCAGCCCGGAGGactcgggctctgccctgagcaccCAGTCCACTGAGGCCCCGGAAGGGCTGAGTGGGCGGACGCCCAAGGCTGGTGGGCGTCAGGACGAGGCCCGCACCCCCAGACGAGGGCTGGGCACCCGCCTGCAACAGCTGCTCACCCCTTCCCGCCGCCCCCCTGCCTCGCGCGGCCCCCCGCCCGAGCTGCCCCCTgacccacctcccccagcccgcCGCAGCCCCATGGACAGCCTCCTGCGCCCCCGCGAGCGCCCTGGATCCACTGCCTCTGAG AGCTCAGCCTCTCTGGGCAGCGAGTGGGACCTCTCCGAGTCTTCTCTCAGTAGCCTGAGCCTTCGCCGGTCCTCAGAGCGCCTCAGTGACACCCCTGGGTCCTTGCAGCCGCCCTCCCTGGAA ATCCTGCTGTCCAGCTGCTCCCTGTGCCGGGCCTGTGACTCGCTGGTGTACGACGAGGAGATCATGGCTGGCTGGGCACCTGATGACTCCAACCTCAACACCGTCTGCCCTTTCTGCGCCTGCCCCTTCGTGCCCCTGCTCAGCGTCCAGACCCTGGATTCCAGACCCAG GGCCCCCAGCCCCAAGCCTGCCCCTGCCGGTGGCAGCAGAGACGCTCCTGTCCCCGGGggcccaggccctgtgctcagtgACCGCAGGCTGTGCCTCGCCCTGGATGAGCCCCAGCTCTGCAATGGGCACACGGGG GGCACCTCCCGGCGGGTggaggctggggcctgggcaTATCTGAGCCCTCTGGTGCTGCGGAAGGAGCTGGAGTCGCTGGTGGAGAACGAGGGCAGTGAGGTGCTGGCATTGCCTGAGCTGCCGGCTGCCCACCCCATCATCTTCTGGAACCTTCTGTGGTATTTCCAGCGGCTGCGGCTGCCCAGTATTCTGCCCTGCCTGGTGCTGGCCTCCTGTGAtgggcccccacccccgcag GCCCCGTCTCCCTGGCTGACACCTGACCCGGCGTCTGTGCAGGTGCGGCTGCTGTGGGATGtcctgacccctgaccccagTAGCTGCCCACCTCTCTATGTGCTCTGGAGGGTCCACA GCCAGATCCCGCAGCGGGTGGTATGGCCAGGCCCCGTGCCCGCACCCCTTAGCATGGACCTGCTAGAGTCGGTGTTGCGCTATGTTGGTCTCAGCGAAGTACACAAAGCCGTGGGGCTCCTGCTGGAAACTCTGGGGCCGCCTCCCACAGGCCTGCATCTGCAGAG GGGCATCTACCGTGAGATCTTATTCCTGACAATGGCCGCTCTGGGCAAGGACCACATGGATATAG TGACCTTCGACAAGAGGTACAAGTCTGCCTTTAACAAGTTGGCCAGCAGCATGGGCAAGGAGGAGCTGAGGCAGCGGCGGGCACAAATGCCCACTGCGAAGGCCATCGATTGCCGGAAATGTTTCGGAGCACTTCTGGAATGCTAG